A stretch of DNA from Hypanus sabinus isolate sHypSab1 unplaced genomic scaffold, sHypSab1.hap1 scaffold_603, whole genome shotgun sequence:
gggtaaaggaaaattccaaacagtgacccttggccactggttccctggtttcgatgcttccatttttcctccttcgtctccatctgactctgagtgtctgtgtcctcggtttaAATTAGCAAGCTGCacgcgatgtaaacaagctgcaagtcagacacatttgccttcttaatctctctctctcttaaaatgacaatccacagcaaacaaaaccttgggattcataacaatggccactcctcattgtgagctgacaggtgtgccagtaggtgggatgactgagtgaatcctttcccacattctcagcaggtgaacggtctttctctagtgtgaactcgctggtgtctctgtagggtagataactgagtgaatcccttcccacagactgagcaggtgaacggcttctccccagtgtgaactcgctgatgtaccagtagggtagatgactcagtgaatcctttcccacagactgagcaggtgaatggcttctccccagtgtgaattcgctggtgtctctgtagggtggatgagcgagtgaatctcttcccacattctgagcaggtgaacgctctctccccggtgtgaacttgctggtgactctgtaggtgggataactgagtgaatcccttcccacagactgagcaggtgaacggcctctccccagtgtgaactcgcaggtgattctgtaggtgggatgtatgagtgaatcccttcccacagacggagcaggtgaacggcttctccccagtgtaaactcgctggtgtctctgtaggttagctaaccgagtgaatcccttcccacagactgagcaggtgaacggcctctccccagtgtgaactcgctgatgactctgtaggtgagatgaatgagtgaatctcttcccacagactgagcaggtgaacggcttctccccagtgtgaactcgttgatgacTCCGTAagtcagatgaccaagtgaatcctttcccacagactgagcaggtgaatggcctctccccagtgtgaactcgctgatgactctgtagggtggaagagtcagtgtatctcttcccacattctgagcaggtaaacggcttctccccagtgtgaactcgctgatgtttctgtaggctggataaattagtgaatctcttcccacagactgagcaggttaagagtttctccccagtgtgaactcgctgatgtctctgtaggctggataaattaCTGAATCTCTtcgcacagactgagcagatgaacggcttctccccagtatgaacttgctgatgtaccagtagggtagatgactgagtgaatcctttcccacagactgagcaggtgaatggcttctccccagtgtgaactcgctggtgtctctgtagggtggatgagcgagtgaatctcttcccacagactgagcaggtgaacgctTTCTTCCCGGcgtgaacttgctggtgactctgtaggtgagataactgagtgaatcccttcccacattctgagcaggtgaatggcttctccccattgtgaacccgctggtgagccattagatcagatgactgagtgaatcctttcccagaaattcagcagatgaccagcctctgcccagtgtggtgtgaactgactggtgtgtccacaggtgggatgaccgactgaaccccttctcacacacaggacaggtgaatggaattgcccagtgtgaacttgctgatgtaccttcaattgggataaccgagtgaatccattcccactgtctgagcaggtgaaaggcctttctcctgtgtaaattaTAGGagtgccagttggtcaaatgactgagtgaatccctccccacagtccgagcaggaagggtggtcaattggatcccttgctccacttcttaaatatctcgacagagacaacaaaactggtgtgccgtgtttgagcttcctggagacaaattccttctcatttttaacctgtaaaaagatttacaaaatccatcaatgggtgcaggacaacatttcagatgagattacttgagctgCCAAGGTttcatctggtatcacactgttacagtgatgttcaacccaagttggacagagaaatcatctcctgactgggcagagtgctggaacctggaatgaccatcaattccctgatgctcttcctgtctctataagaatggggcatttctgccgtctccaatctgtgacctggctcagtttgactctctccgttggtattattccctgttcccactgagctgcatgggttcctggccccacagtaactgaaacagtctcacacaaatagtttttcttgacgtgcagctgggatctgcttttatgtattattaacttaaagtgccacagttttaacgccatataaaaaattcctgctgaaatgactggttggttcacacagctgtcaaaaggggttagagtgaatttttgtattatttcaggttcttgtcacaatcatagaaaatttcaacacagaagcaggccctttgggccatctagtttgtgctgaactatttaatcagcccactcccacacccctaccatccaggtaccaacacaaacctcttaaatgttgaaatcgagctcgcatgcaccacttgtgctggctgctcattccacagccggatgtccgtctgtgtgaagaagtttcccctcatgttccccttaacatttcacctttcacccttaacccatggcctctggttgttgtcccacccaatctTCGTGGAAAAAGCCAGGTTGCATTAACACTATGtgtgcctctctatcacaatcaaatctccactcaatcttctgcattccaaggaataaagtcctgatttGTTCAATCTTCACTTAAAACCCAAGTtctccagacatggcaacatccttgtgaattttctctgaaatctctgaacttcttttacatcttccctgtaggtagttgaccaaaactgcacacaatactccaaattaggcctcaccaatgtcttcgaGAAGTCACcataacatccatctattgttatcagtactttggttcatgaagggcaatgggctgaaatcattctttccatccctatctacctgtgataccactttcagtgaattaaggacttgtattcccaggtccctttcttccacaacactcctccgtgcccgaccagtcaccgTGAAAGACCTCCATTTGTAGgtcataccaaagtgcaacaactcacactggtctgcattaaattccattttccattcctcaaACCATTatcccacctggtccagatcacactgcaagccatgatagtcttctcgCAGTCCGCTAAACCcccagtcttgttgtcatccacaaatgtgttgatccagttaaccacactatcacccAGATTacagatatagatgacaaataacaacagatccagtactgatccctgtggcaaccactagacacaggcctccagtcagaaaggcaaccatctgctaccacactctggcttctcccaaagacagtgtctcatccaatttactgtctcatcttgaatgctgagtgactgaaccttcttgaccaacctcctatatgagactttgtcaagtgccttgctaaagtccatgtagacaacatccactgccttgccttcatccacttcactgataacttcctcgagagactctataagattagttagaaatgacctgccatgcacatagccatgctgtctatcctttatcagtccacacctatccagatacttacagtatatacctggttcctgcacacacattccaataaatttcccagttctgatgacaaGCTCACCAACGTATTATTTCCTAGTtcatttttacagcctttcttgaacagcagaacaacattgtctgtcctccaatcctccagtacctcacctgtcactgaggatgatttaaatatctgtgctaaggCACCAATAATTTCTGAACTTGTCCTCCGCAGGGTCCaagtgaacaacttgtcaggccctggggattgatccacactaatttgcctcaaacccctccacctctgtaatctgtacagggtccatgaagttgatgcggctttgcctcacttctacagactcggtattcatctcttgagtaaatacggatgcaaaaaaaaatctccccaagtctatGCCATActttcatatggattaccattctgatcttccagagaattaatttttttcccttgcaatctttttgctctcaacatatctgcagaatccctgaggattctccttcaccttgtctgctggggcaacatcatgccttcttttatttattttatcagtattcacttgaatttcctgtatttcataagtaccccatttgttcctatctgcctgtacctggtatgcacctcctttttattgatctgggagaggaaagccaaaggggtgatagatctgcatgctgggaggtgggggtaaggagggttaaactaaagttgcagggggaatgggagcctgaataacagaacgggtattggagaggttgtggagacagatgttgttcaggcctcagacaaagtcaggaatgaaaaagttgagcatgatgcagtgaatatgctgagccctgtatatttcaatacaaggagcagcgtaggaaaggtggatgtgttcaggacatggatcaacacctggaatcaacactaggatctggcaactatggattgggacaggctgctttatggcaaaggtgtgcttgataaatgggaggccttcaaagcgaaattttgaaagtagtaagcgggtatgtcagaataaaaggtaaagatagaaactgtagggaaactcggattgcaagagatattgagaccctggtaaagcacaaaatggaattgcataacagggataggcagtcagtttcttatggagtataagaaatgcaagagaacacataagaaatcaatcaggatggctaaaagatggcatgaggttgccgtcacagaaaaggtgaaggataatcctcagggattctagtgatagattaagagcaaaaggattgcaaggcacaaagttggtcctctggaagaccggaatggcaatccacgtgtggaaccaaagcagatgggggagatcttaaatatttttccat
This window harbors:
- the LOC132389572 gene encoding zinc finger protein 229-like; translated protein: GFTQSSDLMAHQRVHNGEKPFTCSECGKGFTQLSHLQSHQQVHAGKKAFTCSVCGKRFTRSSTLQRHQRVHTGEKPFTCSVCGKGFTQSSTLLVHQQVHTGEKPFICSVCAKRFSNLSSLQRHQRVHTGEKLLTCSVCGKRFTNLSSLQKHQRVHTGEKPFTCSECGKRYTDSSTLQSHQRVHTGERPFTCSVCGKGFTWSSDLRSHQRVHTGEKPFTCSVCGKRFTHSSHLQSHQRVHTGERPFTCSVCGKGFTRLANLQRHQRVYTGEKPFTCSVCGKGFTHTSHLQNHLRVHTGERPFTCSVCGKGFTQLSHLQSHQQVHTGERAFTCSECGKRFTRSSTLQRHQRIHTGEKPFTCSVCGKGFTESSTLLVHQRVHTGEKPFTCSVCGKGFTQLSTLQRHQRVHTRERPFTC